The following is a genomic window from Shewanella avicenniae.
ACCTGCATGCCAATTGCGTTCAACGGTCAAGTAACCCGACCGACGTTGCTCAGCCTTAATCGGTTTGCCATTCAACGTCAGTTGCGGCGCAACGCCATTCATCCACGCCGGCACGCGAATACTGATCGCCTGCTTGTCCTTACCTAACGCTTTATCCACGGTCAGTGTCATCGCGTTTTGATCGGGAAAATGGGTGCTCTGGGTAACTTGTAATCCCTGTTCTGGCCAGTTCAAGGTTGAGCCAATAAACATGTTCACCAACAGCTCATTGTGCTCGTGGGCGTAAATCATCTCACCATATTTACTGTGGTTCTCAATCCCCGAACCAACACAACACCACATCGACTTATCGACATTGGAATACATGCGATAATGCCCTGGGCGCATTGCGGTAAAGTACACCAAACCGCCGTTATCAGGGTTTTGTGACGACAAAATATGGTTAAAGGTGGCGCGTTCATAAAAGTCGAGATAACGACTATCGCCACTTTCTTGGTAAAGCATTTTGCTCAGTTTGAGCATATTGTAGGTGTTACAGGTTTCTGGCCCTTCCACATCTTCCATCATGCTGGTGAAATCTTTGGAATCGTGGAAGTGCTCGCGCACGCTGTTGCCACCTATCGATACGGAACGATGTTTCGTCACCGTTTCCCAGAAAAACTCTGCCGCATCATGCCAATCCGACTTTTGTTCCTCTTCGCTCACACGCAGATAACCGATCACTTTGGGGATTTGGGTATTGGCGTGCAGGCCGTTGAGCTTATCTTCATGCTTAACCAATGGGTCAAGAATGATCTTTTGCGAGAACTGCTCGGCCAGCTTGAGATAATCTTTATCGCCGGTGATATCGTACATGTCGGCGAATACTTCGTTCATGCCGCCATGTTCTGAGATCAGCATGGTTTGGATCTGCTCATCACTGAGATTCGCCACCAGCGCTTTGGCCCATTTGCCTAAATCCACCAGCATCACTTTGGCCAGTTCGTTGTGCCCCAGCAGATAGGCATCGCGAATACCAGCAAAGGTTTTGTGAATGTTGTACCAAGGTACCCAATGGTCATTCAAACTGAATAAATCGGCTTTAATTTTGCCCGCTTGAATATCGGCCCACATCTGCATGCCGCCGGGGATCCCGCCAACATAACCATTAGCGTTTTTCAGCTGCGCGCGGCGCAATTCGCTAATCATGTAATCTAAGCGATGCTTCATTTCAGCATCGCCCGTCGCTTCATAAGCCAAGCTCAGCGCAGACAGATAATGGCCGCCGATATGGCCATCTAAGCCGGTATTTTCCCAGTTGCCGTAAGATTCTGCTTTGGTGGCTAAGCCTGCTTCCCGTAAAAATGGGGCTAACAACTTATCAGGTTGCAGCTGCTCGATGTAACGGATATTGGTTTGCTGCGCGTGCGCAAACGGACTGCCCGCGGTGAGACGCACTTGCTCTAACGAGAATAGCTCCATCGCATCGACATTAGCACTGGTTGCCAAGGCAACGGCTAACGCTACTGGAGACACAAACCGCCCGAAACGGGCGGCTGGTGAGCAAATCATGCGTGTCCGGGAATGCCAAACAGCGGCATCCCGGCCTCAACTGACTGAATGAGTGTTACAACACGTAACTGTGCTGCGTGTGATAGCAACTCATTAAACATCATAGTTATTTTGCCTCAGTAACTAAGTTAGGTTGTGCTGGTGCAACCTCGTCTTGAGTCTCATTTGACTCTTCAAAATGCACATCCAAGTGGGTCAACAATTCACGATAGGCTTCGTCAGTGATGTGATACTTCATCATCAATGCACCGTTAATGAAGTGGAATACCCCAGGGATCACGGTCAGCATCAGCGACAAACCAAGCAAAGACGTGGCAGATTGCGCTTGGTCAGCCACATAGCCGAATTGAGTCAACAACCAGCCGACAACCGCACCGGCAACACCCATACCCGCTTTTTGGAAGAATGAGATACCACCAAATGCTAAGCCTGCTACGCGTTCACCGGTTTTCACTTCACCGTAGTCCACCGCTTCCACAATGGCAGACCAGAAGACTGGCGCATGCAGATCCACGACAAATGACAGCAGGAAGTACAATACAAACGCGGTCACCACATCATCAGGGCCGCCGACCATAAAGAACATCAGCGCACTGATCACACCAACGGCCATTTGGCTGTAGCGGAACAGTTTCAGTTTACAGTAGCGTTTGGTGATCCAAGTAGAGGCGACCATTGCCAGAATCGCGGCGATAACCCCAGTGCCTAAGAACATGCCTTTATCGGTGTTCAGGTAATATTGTGCGTAGTAGATCGCGATAGAGTTACGGATTACGTAGCCCACAGTTCCCAACAAACACACGCCACAAAGGATCATCATCTGGTCGTTTCGGAACAGATGCTTCATTTGGCTGGTAATCGGTTTAGGGTCAACATGGTGTTCTAAACGTTCTTTGGTCGAGAAGAAGCAGAACATCAGCAGCGCGATTCCCAACAGCGCCATAATGCCCATCGCCACTTTGTAGCCTAGCGCTTTGTCACCGTCCCAAATTGGCGAGTCCGCCAGTTTTGGTACCACAATAGAGACCAAGAACGCCGCAATTTTTGCGAAGAATAAGCGATAACCGTTGGCAGACAAACGTTCTTTAGGATCGTCGGTCAACACCCCAATTAATGAGATGTACGGAATGGTCACCCCGGTAAACATCAAGGTTACCAGCGTGTAAGTTGCGTAGGCGTACGCCAGTTTCAGGTTGTAATCAAAGTCCGGCGTACTGAACGTCAAGAAGATTGAAATACCAAAAGGAACTGAGAGGAACAGCAGATAAGGACGATACCGTCCCCAGCGCGTAGTGACTTTATCAGTCACCATGCCCATTAACGGGTCAGCGATACCATCTAAAATACGTACAATCAAAAACATTAAACCCATGTCGGTGGGTTTAAGACCAAAAATATCGGTATAAAAGAAAGAGATAATCAGGAAAAATGACGATATCACGACGTTAACCGCCATGTCACCGGCACCAAAACCGACTTTCTCAAACGTTGACAACTTGAACGAACTCATGATTTCTCTTCCATTCCAATTATGTCCAAGGGCAGGCGACTATGGAGCAACCCCATCAGTGTTACTGCCACTCCCCGGCATTCATCTACTGCTACTGAAATCTAGCAGAAACAGAGAAGCGATAGAATAGTTAAATACTATTATCATACCAATGATATGACAATGATTTCCTCAGCCCATGAGATGGGTTTGCAACAGTGTTCACATATCAGAAAACTGCCATTTGGTGGGGGTTAAATCTAACAGGAATGCCGACGGTTGCCGAGTAATAAAAAACCCCGCAGCAGTGCGGGGTTTTTCAGATTTGAGCTAGGTCATCATTACATTGAGTAACGAATACCTAAACCGAAGGTGCGGCTATAGATAGAATTACTGAAGTTGAATACATCTTGGTCTTCATAGTATTGCTGGAACATTTCATTGGTGATGTTAGTTGCATCAAAGGTCACCACCAAGTCGTCAGTAACGTTATAGCTGAACTGGAAGTCCAAGCTCTGCTCTGGACGACGATATACACCACGTGGGTTTGCAAACAACGGCGCTTCATAAGCATTTAAGAATGCATCACGCCATACATAAGACAAACGCGCACTGTAATCTTCTTTTTCATAAATCAATACGGCACTGTATGAAGACTTAGACACGCCAAATACATCTCGAGTGGTATAACCGGTCAACGCACCTAATTCATCATAGTTAGGTAGGTCTTGGGATGAATCCAAGAACGTACCGCTTGCTTGGATACCAAAACCGTCTAGCCATGCTGGCACGTTTTCTAGGAAGTAAACGGCGCCGATTTCATAACCTTTCAATACCCCGTTAGAGGAGTTATCTGGCATGGTTACAATATAGGTTTCGTCATTGAACACCATACGACGCAGTGAGCTGTATACAAAGCCCTGAATATCACGGTAGAAGTAAGTACCATAAACTGAGCTACCTTCACCGAAATAGTATTCCAACGATAGGTCGTAGTTCTTAGATTCTACAGGTTTCAGATTAGCGTTACCGGCTGAACCAGTGCCATAGCCGATGTTAGTTACATCTGGAGACAAAAGAACATAGCTGTTCATCTGATCAAATTCAGGGCGGCGCAATGTCTCAGTATAAGCAAAGCGTAGTTGCAGGTCGTCGGTCAGATAATAGCGCGCAACCAAGTTAGGCAAAAATTTGCTACTGCTGTTAGTCACGTTTTGCAGTTCACCCGTGCCATCAACATCGAAGAAACCCAAATCTGCATCTGCCTTGCTATAACGCAGACCAATTTGACCATCAAGACGTTTACCAAACAGCGTTGTCTCAAAATCTGATTGGGCATACAAGGCCCAAGAGGTTTGTTCAACGTCGAAGGTTTGCGCGAGTTCTAAATCGGAAGAACCTGTAAAGCCATACAAGTCACGATACGCATCACGATTAGCCCACAACTCATAACCATTAATAGTTACCCATGAAGTAGGAATATCAGCTTCGCCATCGAAGAAGTTGCTATTGGTATGCAGCATGCTTGGGTCAAGTGCTGCCAAGCTCTGCTGATTATAACCTTCCTTCGTGCGAGTATAAGCCTCAGAGGTACGACGGTCATAGCGCAGACCTGCTTTAGCCTTGGTGAAAATGCCCCAATCGAGGTAAACATCGGCATCTAAGGTAAAGGTCAACGCATCACCTTTAGATTTATTACCCCGGTCGTACATTTGAGCTGTGTTCCACATAGCAGGATCTGCTACGTCAACAGTCTCACCACCTTCCCCTGTCAGTACGCCCCATGAAGGCACCCCGTCTTTATCGTTAAAATCAACTTCTACATACGGCAGTACGGTGTCGGTGCGCATTGCCAAGAAATCACTTTTAAATTCACTGGTTTGATAAACTACTTCAGACTTAAGGGTAGTGTTATCACCAAGATCCCATTTGCCGCCCAAGGCAAACATATAGCTATCCGTTTGGTTCTTAGTCAGGTCACCAGAAGTGAATGAGTAAGGGTTCCCTAATCCACGAGACTTAATAACGTTAGTCCCTTCATAGAACTCTGGCGCCGCGGCAGGTAGGTTGCCCCACCAGTCAACGAACGAGAACAAAATATTGTTGAAACTTTCGTTGCGATAACCGTTGTAGAAAGCTTCAAATACGTACTCAGAACTATCATTTGGTGCCCATTGTAATGATAAGTTCAGCGCTGGACGTTCGCGTTTACCAGTGTAGTCACTTTGGAAGATCGCATCACGAGACATCACATATTCAACTTCCTCACCAGTGCCGACCTGAGTAATGGTTGAGCCTGGGGCTGTTGATAAGCCACGTTCTAACCCCGGTTGCCAATCGTAACCATCAAGGAACATACGTTCTAGGTTATCGGCACGGAAAGGAACTACAGCACCAGGCGTTAAGTTCTGGTCACGATAGTTGGTACGGGCATAAGAAACGTTCAACAAGGCACCTACTTCACCGATTGAGCTATCCCAACGGTTACTGATCAAGGCACTGACGATTGGGTCAGTTTTTTCTGCTTGGTCTTGATAAACGCCACGCGCGTTCATCACAAATTTTGAACCTTCAAAGTTAAATGGACGTTGAGTACGTACATCTAACTGACCAGCAATACCACTTTCCAACTGGCTGGCAGAGCGTGTTTTATAAACTTCTACGGTTTCAAGCAGTGCAGCAGGAATGTCAGCAACCTGAAGCATGCGGCCGGCAGCAGTAAACATTTCGCGACCGTTAATGGTCGTGGTCACGTCTGTTAAACCGCGGATGGTGACATTGTTAACTTCGCCAGAAGCACGGTCAGTTACCTGCACACCGGTTACACGTTGCAATGCTTCAACTACGTTGTTGTCTGGGAATTTACCGATATCTTCGGCAACGATGGCGTCAACAACTTGCACGTTTTGACGCTTAAGGTTTACGGCTTTGTTCAAACTGCTACGAATACCGACAACCTGGATAACCTCCATATCATCAGTGGCTTGTTGTTCTTTGGTCGCTGCATCATTCTCAGCTGCAAACGCAACTTGACTAGACAACGCCAACAAAACAGCACTCGCTAGATAGGTCTGCTTAAACATCTGTTTGTTCTCCGGTAGTTATTATATGTGCCGGTAAGCCTTCAACCTCTCAATCCAACTTCCCGGTTATATCCCTTTCTCTTGCCGCTGCTAGTTGCCCCCAACGAAAGCCACAAGAGTTAAGATTATGTTATTCGAGTAAAATATTATTGTATGATTATTAGACTGTCAACGTTGCCGATCTCAATAGTTGATCGCAGATCGCACTTTGAATGGAAATTCTAAAACTCACACAAAAACAATAATATCCACATGTTTTATAAAGAAAATTTTTACACGAACTCAGATGCACAGAGGGAAAAATCAATCCATTAGACTAAGGTCTACACAACACTACGCTGTCATCGCCACCGGCATAAAAACATTAACATTTAATCAACATTCATTGATATTTCAGCACTTTTAGCCTGTAGATATTTGCGCTACAAAAATACAGTTTTCCTTTAATAACAAATAATTAAGATTAAATTCAGTATTGAAGATGATGCGATATAATGGTCAGAAAGCGTCCCAATTGGGTGGTCGAGGCAAGTGATACTTGCATTCTAAGAGTGTTAGCCAGATCAAACTTGCTTAACTCTTCATCTAATACTAATGCCTAATACTGTGCAGTTATCTATCCAAACGGAAAGCTAGATTTACAGCGAATGTTGCCATTAACGCCGCGCAAATTTCCGCATTTGTCACATCCCTTTTCGACAAAAAAGAGAGCACAACTGCGCAGCAGTGTGCTCTCTTTTTTGTGACGAGTTTAAGTGACTATCTTCAGTAACTAGATCCAGTATCTAGAGCCAGTCACTAACGTCAAACGTCTTAGAAGCTGTAACGTACCCCAAAGGCAAACGTGCGGCTGTATAAGCCAGTGCCATAGTTGTACATGTCTTCATATTCATAGTAGGACTGGAACAGTTCGTTGGTGATATTCGTGGCATCGAAGGTCACCACCAAGTCATCGGTCACGTTATAGCTTAGCGATAAATCTAAGCTCTTCTCTGGACGACGGTAGATACCACGAGGGCTGGCGAAGGTGGTGCCATCGTAGCCCGCCAAGAAAGCATCACGCCATACATAAGACAAACGCGCACTAAACGATTCTTTATCGTAAATCAGCACTGCACTGTACGACTTGTCAGACACGCCGAACATATCGCGGGTGTTGTAGCCGAGTAGTTCACCGGTCTCAGTATTAAACTGCGGAATATCTTGCGATGAATCTAAGAAGGTTGCGCTCAACTGAGTACCGATACCATCTAACCAGCTTGGCAAACCTTCTGGGAAGTAAACCGCCCCCAGCTCATAACCTTCTAGCTTACCGTTTGAGGTGTTACCTGGACGGCGCACAATATAGTCATACGCTTCAGTTTCACCCGGCTCAATATGATCGCGCTCCAACACCAATGAGTCATAGGTAAAGCCGTTAATATCACGACTGAACCAAGTGCCATAAACAGAGCTACCATTGCCGAAATAGTACTCTAAAGACAGGTCATAGTTTTTAGACTCAACTGGTTGCAGATCGGGGTTACCGCCCGCAGCGTTACCACGTGTTTCAGTTTGGTTAGTACCACCGGCTAAGTTTTTGGTGTATACCACGTTCGGGTTCAATTGGTTGAACTCAGGTTGGCGTAGCGTTTGGGTGTAAGCAAAACGCGCCACCAAATCATCGGTCAACCACAAACGGGCGATAAAGTTAGGCAGGAATTTATCATTGCTGCCGCTGCCGGTATCAGTGGCGGTAAGCACATTGGCTTCATTTGGAAGATCACTTTCATAGCGCATAAACTTCAAGTCGTTTTCGGTGCGGGTATAACGCACACCAATTTGACCATCGACACGTTTACCCAGCAGCTCAGTTTCATAGTCAGATTGGAAATAAGCTTCGTAGGTTTTTTCAGTGATATCGAACACTTTACGCAGCGCTAACTTATCCGCTGGCAAACCGAAGAATTCACGGTAATAAGCGCGATTAGCAAATAGGCTTGGGCCATGAGGCACAATCCAGCTGGTTGGCACATCACCTTCACCATCAAAGAAGTATGGATTGGCGTACGCCAACTCATCACTCAGCTGTTCGCCATCATGGTGAATATAGTTGCCGTTATCCACACCGCGAGTTTTGGTGGTTGCGCCACGGTTTTCGTAACGAATACCAAACTTGGCTTTGGTGAAGATGCTGTAATCGAGGTAATAGTCACCATCTAAGGTGAACTGAATTGAATCGCCTTGATCTTCGCCACCATTGTCGTACAAGGTGCCGTAATTCCACTGAGTTTGGGTCAAGTCAACGCGAGTCGCGTAGTCATTTTCCACAATCGCCCAACTTGGAATACCGCTACCATCATTAAAGTCGACTGCGACGTTTGGTAGGCCGATGGCATTAGCACGCATTGCGATAAAGTCAGTTTTGAACTTACTGGTTTGATACACCAGTTCAGACTTCAACTGCAGATCGGAAGAGATATCCCACTTGCCACCCAAAGCGAACACATAGCTATCGGTACTTTGTTTGGAATAGTCGCCAGAACTCCAAGCGGCAGGATTGGCGACAATACGAGATTTCACCACGTTAGTGCCATCGTAGAATTCCATTGGCGCATCATAGTCGAGGTTGCCCCACCAATCGGCATAGCTGAACAACATCGAGTTAAAGCTTTCGTTGCGATAACCGTTGTAGAAGGCTTCAAACAGATATTCTGAGGTATCGTTCGGCGCCCATTGCAGCGACAGGTTAACCGCGGGGCGATCACGCTTGCCGGTGTAGTCGTTTTGGAACACGGCATCGCGCGACAAAATGTACGGCACGCCTTGTTGGTAAACGTTGCCATCACCATCGGTTAAATCAAAGGTAGGCAACTCACCATTCGCGCCCAGTTGAAACGGCACGCCGTTATCCAATCCCATTGGCCAACCGCTAAACATCCGCTCATATTGGGTGCCAAAACCATGTTCACCCGCAGTCCCTGCGTAGAAAGGTACAACCGCACCTGATGTGACGTTTTGGTCACGATAGTTTGAACGGGTATAAGAGACGTTCAACAAGGCACCGACTTCACCAATGGATGAATCCCAACGATTGCTCAGTAGCGCACTTAGTGAAGGATCGGTTTTATCTGCTTGATCTGAGTAAACGCCGCGCGCGTTGACCACCACTTTAGCGCCATCGAAGTTAAATGGGCGATGGGTACGAATATCAATTTGGCCGGCCAAACCGCTGGCTAACTGACTGGCGCTACGGGTTTTGAACACTTCAACGCTTTCCAGCAGTGATGCTGGAATATCGGCAACAGCCACCTGCTGCCCTGCCGCAGTAAACATTTTGCGGCCGTTGACTGTAGTGGTGACGTCAGTCAAACCACGAATACTCACGGTATTCACTTCACCCGAGGCACGGTCAGTTACCTGCACCCCAGTGACCCGTTGCAGCGCTTCAACTACGTTGTTATCGGGGAATTTACCGATATCTTCGGCGACGATCGCATCAACCACCTGCACGTTTTGGCGCTTAAGGTTAACGGACTTATTAAGACTGCTACGAATACCGACCACTTGGATCACTTCGATATCGTCGGCGGCAGCTTGTTGAGTAGCTGCGTCAGCGGCGGCATCTTCCGCTGCATAAACGGCTTGGCTGCTGATCGCTAAAAAAATAGCGCTGGCCAATGTGGTGTGTTTAAACATCATTATTTGTCTCCGGTAGTTTTTATATCAACACCGGCAATCCCTTTCAGACACCCAATTAAGACTACCGGTATCTCTTAAACCTTCCCTGACAATTCTTTTGCCAATCGTTATTTAAAACCGATTTTGTAATTTTAATAAACAAAGGAACCTCAGTGACAAAAATCATATTGTATGATCATTAGTGAGTCAACGCCGGCTAATGGGGAGATTATTCAATATCGATCCCAGCTCTCACTTTTAGATCACTTAAATAATTTACGCGAAAGATATTTATTTAACTATATGTTTATATTGACTTTATAGCTCATATAAACCATAAATCTTAGATGTTAAATTCCAATCTTAAACAGATCAAATTTAACGTTGCAATAACAACTGCCGATATTTCATCCACAATCACAAACAACGCCACATGTAATTAAATTAACAATTTGGTAATAAAAATAAATTCAGCTGATAAAGTGAGCAACTTGCTTTCTATTTAAATCCCCCGATAACTCACTATCCAGATTGAAATATCTAAGGCTAACCGAGTCGCTTTATTAGCCCTAATGACACTGCCGAATAATCATGAGCATTTAACCAGCGCTCATCTCAAGCACCATGGCAGACATCCGCCAATAATTCGCATACCAAAAGCCATGAATGTGGCAGATTGGCCACAGCGCAATTGAGCAGCATCAGAAAAGAAGCTCAGATAACAGCGTGAAACCAACGCGCGAGGTAAACGATCAGTGGAACACTCAGCGATAGGGAAAATAAAAAGCCCCGAGGAATCTCGAGGCTTAGAAACATCGTTAAAACATTATCACGCTTGCTTAGAAGCTATAACGCATACCCAGTGAGAAAGTACGGGTGTAGATGTTGTTGGTACGGTTAAACAGGGTTGAATCTTCATAGTACTCTTGATAGATGTCATCCAGAATATTGGTGGCATCAAAGGTCACTACGAGATCA
Proteins encoded in this region:
- a CDS encoding glycoside hydrolase family 127 protein, which encodes MICSPAARFGRFVSPVALAVALATSANVDAMELFSLEQVRLTAGSPFAHAQQTNIRYIEQLQPDKLLAPFLREAGLATKAESYGNWENTGLDGHIGGHYLSALSLAYEATGDAEMKHRLDYMISELRRAQLKNANGYVGGIPGGMQMWADIQAGKIKADLFSLNDHWVPWYNIHKTFAGIRDAYLLGHNELAKVMLVDLGKWAKALVANLSDEQIQTMLISEHGGMNEVFADMYDITGDKDYLKLAEQFSQKIILDPLVKHEDKLNGLHANTQIPKVIGYLRVSEEEQKSDWHDAAEFFWETVTKHRSVSIGGNSVREHFHDSKDFTSMMEDVEGPETCNTYNMLKLSKMLYQESGDSRYLDFYERATFNHILSSQNPDNGGLVYFTAMRPGHYRMYSNVDKSMWCCVGSGIENHSKYGEMIYAHEHNELLVNMFIGSTLNWPEQGLQVTQSTHFPDQNAMTLTVDKALGKDKQAISIRVPAWMNGVAPQLTLNGKPIKAEQRRSGYLTVERNWHAGDKLAFSFGVQPTLEQLPDGSSYYSVLYGPVVLASNVAPFADEKLDFIANGSRMGHIAAGPTCPPEALPIMVGEPQAFLQGLKRLPGDKLAFSAEQGVREKDQPKQIDLVPFFRIHESRYEVYLPQMSVAEYPEFMAQAKAKEAAAELLAQQTLDKINPGEQQPEAEHNFAGEGSRAGVNKGIHWRDSSDWFAYDLTDRQGEAKTLRITYFGGDVNRRFDILLNGKLLQTVEMKPGHGDEMYQVDYPIPAKLASKQGYRLKFVAKPGSIAGGIYGIRLLKATAK
- a CDS encoding TonB-dependent receptor is translated as MMFKHTTLASAIFLAISSQAVYAAEDAAADAATQQAAADDIEVIQVVGIRSSLNKSVNLKRQNVQVVDAIVAEDIGKFPDNNVVEALQRVTGVQVTDRASGEVNTVSIRGLTDVTTTVNGRKMFTAAGQQVAVADIPASLLESVEVFKTRSASQLASGLAGQIDIRTHRPFNFDGAKVVVNARGVYSDQADKTDPSLSALLSNRWDSSIGEVGALLNVSYTRSNYRDQNVTSGAVVPFYAGTAGEHGFGTQYERMFSGWPMGLDNGVPFQLGANGELPTFDLTDGDGNVYQQGVPYILSRDAVFQNDYTGKRDRPAVNLSLQWAPNDTSEYLFEAFYNGYRNESFNSMLFSYADWWGNLDYDAPMEFYDGTNVVKSRIVANPAAWSSGDYSKQSTDSYVFALGGKWDISSDLQLKSELVYQTSKFKTDFIAMRANAIGLPNVAVDFNDGSGIPSWAIVENDYATRVDLTQTQWNYGTLYDNGGEDQGDSIQFTLDGDYYLDYSIFTKAKFGIRYENRGATTKTRGVDNGNYIHHDGEQLSDELAYANPYFFDGEGDVPTSWIVPHGPSLFANRAYYREFFGLPADKLALRKVFDITEKTYEAYFQSDYETELLGKRVDGQIGVRYTRTENDLKFMRYESDLPNEANVLTATDTGSGSNDKFLPNFIARLWLTDDLVARFAYTQTLRQPEFNQLNPNVVYTKNLAGGTNQTETRGNAAGGNPDLQPVESKNYDLSLEYYFGNGSSVYGTWFSRDINGFTYDSLVLERDHIEPGETEAYDYIVRRPGNTSNGKLEGYELGAVYFPEGLPSWLDGIGTQLSATFLDSSQDIPQFNTETGELLGYNTRDMFGVSDKSYSAVLIYDKESFSARLSYVWRDAFLAGYDGTTFASPRGIYRRPEKSLDLSLSYNVTDDLVVTFDATNITNELFQSYYEYEDMYNYGTGLYSRTFAFGVRYSF
- a CDS encoding TonB-dependent receptor, with the protein product MFKQTYLASAVLLALSSQVAFAAENDAATKEQQATDDMEVIQVVGIRSSLNKAVNLKRQNVQVVDAIVAEDIGKFPDNNVVEALQRVTGVQVTDRASGEVNNVTIRGLTDVTTTINGREMFTAAGRMLQVADIPAALLETVEVYKTRSASQLESGIAGQLDVRTQRPFNFEGSKFVMNARGVYQDQAEKTDPIVSALISNRWDSSIGEVGALLNVSYARTNYRDQNLTPGAVVPFRADNLERMFLDGYDWQPGLERGLSTAPGSTITQVGTGEEVEYVMSRDAIFQSDYTGKRERPALNLSLQWAPNDSSEYVFEAFYNGYRNESFNNILFSFVDWWGNLPAAAPEFYEGTNVIKSRGLGNPYSFTSGDLTKNQTDSYMFALGGKWDLGDNTTLKSEVVYQTSEFKSDFLAMRTDTVLPYVEVDFNDKDGVPSWGVLTGEGGETVDVADPAMWNTAQMYDRGNKSKGDALTFTLDADVYLDWGIFTKAKAGLRYDRRTSEAYTRTKEGYNQQSLAALDPSMLHTNSNFFDGEADIPTSWVTINGYELWANRDAYRDLYGFTGSSDLELAQTFDVEQTSWALYAQSDFETTLFGKRLDGQIGLRYSKADADLGFFDVDGTGELQNVTNSSSKFLPNLVARYYLTDDLQLRFAYTETLRRPEFDQMNSYVLLSPDVTNIGYGTGSAGNANLKPVESKNYDLSLEYYFGEGSSVYGTYFYRDIQGFVYSSLRRMVFNDETYIVTMPDNSSNGVLKGYEIGAVYFLENVPAWLDGFGIQASGTFLDSSQDLPNYDELGALTGYTTRDVFGVSKSSYSAVLIYEKEDYSARLSYVWRDAFLNAYEAPLFANPRGVYRRPEQSLDFQFSYNVTDDLVVTFDATNITNEMFQQYYEDQDVFNFSNSIYSRTFGLGIRYSM
- a CDS encoding MFS transporter, translated to MSSFKLSTFEKVGFGAGDMAVNVVISSFFLIISFFYTDIFGLKPTDMGLMFLIVRILDGIADPLMGMVTDKVTTRWGRYRPYLLFLSVPFGISIFLTFSTPDFDYNLKLAYAYATYTLVTLMFTGVTIPYISLIGVLTDDPKERLSANGYRLFFAKIAAFLVSIVVPKLADSPIWDGDKALGYKVAMGIMALLGIALLMFCFFSTKERLEHHVDPKPITSQMKHLFRNDQMMILCGVCLLGTVGYVIRNSIAIYYAQYYLNTDKGMFLGTGVIAAILAMVASTWITKRYCKLKLFRYSQMAVGVISALMFFMVGGPDDVVTAFVLYFLLSFVVDLHAPVFWSAIVEAVDYGEVKTGERVAGLAFGGISFFQKAGMGVAGAVVGWLLTQFGYVADQAQSATSLLGLSLMLTVIPGVFHFINGALMMKYHITDEAYRELLTHLDVHFEESNETQDEVAPAQPNLVTEAK